Below is a genomic region from Leptospira venezuelensis.
CATAGGATTCTTCTTGTACTTCTTCTGGCGGAGAACTAGCGGTACTTCCTACTACTTGCGGACCTTCTTCTTTCGGAACTGAAATACTTTCCGAAAAGCTAAGTAATGGTAGATCTTGTGTAGGCTCTTCCGGCTTTTGTTCCGGAAATTCCAGATGGGAAAATAGATCCAGACTTTGATTTGTATCTTCTTTCATCAGATTTTATGAAGGCAAAATAATTTCAGGATCCGAAAAATTTGGTTTTTCGAACCCCAGCTATAAGCGACATAATCCTGATTTTTCTCTTCTTGTCAACCGCGTACAGGCAAAGGTTTGCGAATCTGAACGGATTTCAAAAAACTGGAAGAAACGGCAGATATGCAAGAATTCCGCCCAGAAAATTACCTCCCTGATTCCAATCTTTGGGAAGAAGGTGAAAAAACTTCCGCATTCAAAACTCCAATTTTCGAGTTAGTCTCCGTTCGGAAAGTTTCTCCGGACAAAACAATCTCAGGCAATTTTTTTGAAGTAGATTCCAAGGATTGGGTAAACGTGATCGCACTCACCTCCGACGGAAATGTAATTTTGATCGATCAATACAGACATGGTTTACATTCTTATTGCCTGGAAATTCCAGGAGGCATCGCAGAAAAAAATTCTATTTTAGAATCTGCGCAGGCTGAGTTGAGAGAAGAAACTGGATTTATCTCAGACGATTGGGAATATTTAGGAAAGGTTTCTGCAAATCCTGCCTTCATGAATAATTGGTGTCATACTTATATCGCCAGAAATGTAACCCTTCATCCGGGTGGACAGGAACTGGACGAAAGCGAACAAATAGAAGTGTATCAATATCCATTAAACAAGATTCCCGAAATTTTAGAGAAGAATATCCTACACCACGCAATGGTCGTGGCGGCATTCGGATTATTCTTTTTAAAATACGGAGATAAGAAGAAGTAGAACTATCTCATGACAAATTCCACAAACACGAGCCCATTCGTCTCTTTACAAGTTCCTGAGTTCAGGAACTTTTTGGCCGGAAAATTTTTGGTCACACTTTCGTTCGTTATGCAATCCACTGTGGTCTTCTGGCAGATAGATCATATTACTCAGGATGCATTTTTTGTAGGGTTGATCGGTTTTGCTGAGCTTGTGCCGAATGTAGCCGTTTCTCTTTTTTCAGGTTTGGTTGTGGATAGTTTTCCTAGGAAGAAAATTATCTTTCTTTCCTTAAGCGGTCTTACTTTTAGTTCCTTCTTACTTTTATTATTCACTCTTCCCGGTTTCGAATGGGTGATCGAAAAATATTGGGTCTATCCGATCTATTCTGTGATCTTCTTCTCCGGAATTTGCAGAGGATTTTTATCTCCAAGCATTGCAGCCTTCCAAACTCAATTAGTCTCTAAGGAAATTTTTCCGAATGCTGCTACTTGGAGCGGTGTTGCTTGGCAAGGTTCCGCAGTTTTAGGTCCTATGCTCGGAGGACTTCTCACCGGATTTAACGGAGTGCAAACTGCTTATCTTGCTGACTTCTGCATTATGATATTCTCCCTATTTCT
It encodes:
- a CDS encoding NUDIX hydrolase gives rise to the protein MQEFRPENYLPDSNLWEEGEKTSAFKTPIFELVSVRKVSPDKTISGNFFEVDSKDWVNVIALTSDGNVILIDQYRHGLHSYCLEIPGGIAEKNSILESAQAELREETGFISDDWEYLGKVSANPAFMNNWCHTYIARNVTLHPGGQELDESEQIEVYQYPLNKIPEILEKNILHHAMVVAAFGLFFLKYGDKKK